From Paenibacillus sp. V4I7, one genomic window encodes:
- a CDS encoding glycoside hydrolase N-terminal domain-containing protein produces MPEQINQQHGDRLSMNYPASWWRNMWREALPSGNGVLGASVFGGVEQETVLLNHAQLWHWGHKDELPDVSGTLSRTRELMDEERYAEASWQLADALKGHGYGTRLASRFPLAAIKLIMPCGSAFREYSRTLEMDSGEVTVCWTDGACRFGRKLFVSRADDAVIYEIEGSGDGLVTGEIGLILHPSDRWADAPEFKELEKSVETGSDEAFAWYAATNDDGTDFGAVLRIIPQGGHVETKEGLIRFDRTRRVLVLVKVFVHGERSRDWARLKLELAELAAAATYERLLQRHIALHRPLYRSASLELDDAQLDSRSNERLLLDAYQGEAPLALVRKMWALGRYLFLSGTAADEQAEPFGLYGLWGGDYRLVWSHNMANENIQMMYWHAHVGGLGKLTASLFRYYEGLMDDFRENARKLYGCRGIYIPAGTTAGIGVPNQIVPVILNWIGAAGWLARHYDEHYRFTGDLQFLQETAIPFMREALQFYEDFLVTDEDGLYKIYPSVSPENTPSNFMPTDGKPLAHPMPTAINATMDIAILKELLHHLIEANRAIGGDPEETRSWNKMLDRLPAYRINKDGAVCEWIHPAFEDRYAHRHLSHLYPVFPGHEVTQESDPDLFGAFETAVRKREIGAQSGWSLAHMAAIYARLGDGDSALDCLDVLSRSSLLPNLFTLHNDWRGMGVSMNMPTAPVQLDANLGWVNAVQEMLLQTAPSLVKLLPALPGRWKRGRLAEWRFHTGRVSMEWDREAGLFRTELIADRDTDMVVKLPDWVSSCTISAQEAQPSPLGPSYYTVQMKSGAPSVIIETEHCSCKQ; encoded by the coding sequence ATGCCGGAGCAAATAAACCAACAACACGGGGATAGGCTTAGTATGAATTACCCCGCATCCTGGTGGCGGAATATGTGGCGCGAAGCGCTTCCCTCCGGCAATGGCGTATTAGGCGCGTCCGTATTTGGCGGCGTGGAGCAAGAGACGGTGCTGCTCAATCATGCTCAGCTATGGCATTGGGGGCACAAGGATGAATTGCCGGATGTGAGCGGCACACTTTCCCGGACCCGGGAGCTCATGGATGAGGAACGCTATGCCGAAGCCAGCTGGCAGCTGGCTGATGCGTTGAAAGGGCATGGCTATGGGACACGTCTTGCTTCTCGGTTTCCGTTGGCTGCGATCAAGCTGATTATGCCATGCGGCAGCGCCTTTCGCGAATACAGCCGGACGCTGGAAATGGACAGCGGCGAAGTAACCGTCTGCTGGACAGACGGCGCTTGCCGCTTTGGGCGAAAGCTGTTCGTCTCTCGTGCCGACGATGCGGTTATTTATGAGATTGAAGGCAGCGGCGATGGACTTGTAACGGGCGAGATCGGTCTGATACTTCACCCAAGCGATCGCTGGGCGGATGCGCCGGAGTTCAAGGAACTGGAGAAATCGGTGGAAACCGGCTCCGACGAAGCTTTTGCCTGGTATGCCGCAACGAACGACGATGGCACGGATTTCGGTGCGGTTCTCCGAATCATTCCGCAAGGGGGCCACGTCGAAACGAAGGAAGGCCTAATCCGTTTCGATAGGACCCGCCGTGTACTTGTACTGGTAAAGGTGTTTGTTCACGGCGAAAGGTCTAGGGATTGGGCCCGGTTGAAACTTGAACTGGCCGAACTTGCAGCAGCAGCCACCTACGAAAGGCTGCTGCAGCGTCACATAGCGCTGCATCGGCCTCTGTACCGCTCCGCTTCTCTGGAACTGGACGACGCACAGCTGGATTCTCGTTCCAATGAACGACTGTTGTTGGATGCGTATCAGGGAGAAGCTCCTTTGGCGCTAGTACGTAAGATGTGGGCGTTAGGCAGGTATTTGTTCCTGAGCGGTACGGCCGCTGATGAGCAAGCCGAGCCCTTCGGTCTTTATGGACTATGGGGAGGGGATTACCGGCTTGTATGGAGCCATAACATGGCCAATGAAAATATCCAAATGATGTACTGGCACGCGCACGTCGGCGGTCTGGGCAAATTGACGGCATCCTTGTTCCGTTATTATGAGGGACTGATGGACGACTTTCGCGAAAATGCCCGCAAGCTTTACGGCTGCCGAGGCATTTATATTCCTGCTGGAACTACAGCGGGTATTGGCGTGCCGAACCAGATCGTGCCGGTGATCCTCAACTGGATCGGAGCAGCCGGTTGGCTTGCCCGCCATTATGACGAGCATTATCGATTTACCGGCGACCTGCAGTTTCTGCAAGAAACAGCAATACCGTTTATGCGGGAGGCTTTGCAATTTTATGAGGACTTCCTTGTGACGGACGAGGATGGGCTATATAAGATATATCCTTCTGTATCGCCTGAGAATACACCGTCGAACTTCATGCCGACTGATGGCAAGCCATTGGCTCACCCAATGCCCACAGCGATTAATGCAACGATGGATATAGCCATCCTGAAGGAGTTGCTGCACCATCTGATCGAAGCGAACCGGGCAATCGGCGGCGATCCTGAGGAAACACGGAGCTGGAATAAGATGCTGGACCGTCTGCCTGCCTATCGGATAAATAAGGATGGTGCCGTCTGTGAGTGGATTCATCCTGCTTTCGAGGATCGTTACGCTCATCGCCATCTGTCCCATCTATATCCTGTGTTTCCCGGGCATGAAGTGACGCAAGAGAGCGATCCAGACTTGTTCGGAGCGTTCGAAACGGCGGTGCGCAAACGTGAGATCGGGGCGCAAAGCGGTTGGTCGCTTGCTCATATGGCCGCTATTTATGCCCGGCTTGGCGACGGTGACAGCGCCCTAGATTGTCTGGATGTATTGTCCAGGTCGAGTTTGCTGCCCAACCTGTTCACGCTGCACAACGACTGGCGGGGGATGGGGGTTTCCATGAACATGCCTACGGCCCCGGTTCAGCTCGATGCCAATCTAGGCTGGGTGAATGCCGTTCAGGAGATGCTCCTGCAAACAGCGCCGAGCCTCGTCAAGCTACTCCCAGCGCTGCCTGGGCGTTGGAAACGCGGGCGATTAGCCGAGTGGAGGTTCCATACCGGCAGGGTTTCCATGGAGTGGGACAGGGAGGCCGGCTTGTTTCGCACCGAGTTGATTGCGGACAGAGACACGGATATGGTCGTCAAGCTGCCCGATTGGGTGAGCTCCTGCACGATATCCGCTCAGGAAGCGCAGCCTTCACCGCTCGGGCCTTCGTACTATACGGTGCAGATGAAGAGCGGAGCGCCATCGGTCATCATCGAGACGGAACATTGCAGCTGCAAGCAGTAA
- a CDS encoding DinB family protein, whose protein sequence is MKTTIFEELINIRAQTLQALEGLTEELADRIPAGFRNNIRWHLGHIYFVTDYLALSQLNIPLHLPEGFTDRFVSGKSPLDTYPASLPNPTLPELKTLLTEQLDRIRKQYPMDRLNDNVTAINTSTGLALVTPEQSLRYNLYHEGLHFGILSTYKRLLSQ, encoded by the coding sequence ATGAAAACAACTATTTTCGAAGAATTGATCAATATTAGAGCACAAACACTACAAGCATTGGAAGGCCTAACTGAGGAACTCGCGGATCGCATTCCCGCTGGTTTCCGCAATAATATCCGTTGGCACCTTGGTCACATCTATTTCGTTACGGATTACTTGGCGCTATCGCAACTGAATATCCCGCTTCATCTGCCAGAAGGGTTTACTGATCGGTTCGTTTCCGGAAAGTCGCCGTTGGACACGTACCCTGCTTCGCTTCCTAATCCGACATTACCAGAACTGAAAACCCTGCTGACAGAACAGCTGGATAGAATTCGCAAGCAGTATCCGATGGACCGCCTGAACGATAATGTAACTGCGATTAATACGTCCACGGGACTCGCTCTAGTAACTCCAGAGCAATCACTTCGTTATAACCTGTACCATGAAGGATTGCACTTCGGAATCCTTTCCACTTATAAAAGATTATTGTCCCAATAA
- a CDS encoding GNAT family N-acetyltransferase yields the protein MKMVPATASDYGYIREHDHHILENLILPKIKRNEIYILRNQDESEIGWMRYGYFWDNTPFMNMIWIDEQYRGKGLGKQSVLIWEDEMKQNGFKLVMTSTLANEEAQHFYRNLGYRDAGCLLLENEPMEIIMTKKLI from the coding sequence ATGAAGATGGTTCCTGCAACTGCTTCAGACTATGGATACATACGAGAACATGACCATCATATTTTAGAGAACTTAATATTGCCAAAAATAAAGAGAAATGAAATATACATACTAAGGAACCAAGATGAGAGTGAAATTGGATGGATGAGATACGGATATTTCTGGGATAACACGCCATTCATGAATATGATATGGATCGACGAACAATATCGAGGCAAGGGATTAGGAAAGCAAAGTGTCCTCATATGGGAAGATGAAATGAAACAAAATGGCTTTAAACTTGTTATGACGTCCACTCTGGCTAATGAAGAGGCACAGCACTTCTACAGAAATTTAGGATATCGGGATGCGGGATGTTTATTGCTCGAGAATGAGCCCATGGAAATCATTATGACTAAAAAATTAATTTAA